A region of Oncorhynchus kisutch isolate 150728-3 linkage group LG29, Okis_V2, whole genome shotgun sequence DNA encodes the following proteins:
- the LOC109874230 gene encoding interleukin-1 beta — MEFDTEYRLPDAKSGPEMERCGLQADLSLDLEVILQHRGGMRQVAHLVIALHRMKNPIQKSDSTHTPLDMECTDKQFCSILIDNLVEECVMVSIQEPMGVVTKKVKGTFEQIGSPQQYSLCDHHQKSLVYCHRTMELKAVTIQGGNNRRARFNLSKYSNASTITTNQALPVVLRIDQWNLSCSKQEDSATPVLQLERCEDQLTTIGAQEKTVRFLFYKSTTGFSLTTFESAMYPGWFISTSLEPSQPIQMCQKQDARKLINFMVKH; from the exons ATGGAGTTTGATACCGAATACCGCCTGCCTGATGCGAAG AGTGGACCAGAGATGGAGCGCTGTGGGCTGCAAGCGGACCTGAGCCTGGACTTGGAGGTTATCCTACAGCATCGGGGAGGCATGAGACAGGTGGCTCACCTGGTGATTGCGCTGCATAGGATGAAAAACCCCATCCAGAAGTCCGACtccacacacactcccctggacATGGAGTGCACCGACAAGCAGTTTTGCAGCATCCTCATTGATAACCTGGTGGAAG AGTGTGTGATGGTCTCGATCCAGGAGCCAATGGGAGTGGTGACCAAAAAGGTAAAGGGGACCTTCGAGCAGATTGGCAGTCCCCAGCAGTATAGCCTGTGTGACCATCACCAGAAGAGCCTGGTGTACTGCCACAGAACCATGGAGCTGAAGGCCGTCACAATCCAGGGAGGCAACAACCGGAGAG cGAGGTTCAACCTCTCCAAGTATAGTAATGCCAGCACCatcaccaccaatcaggccctgcCAGTTGTCTTAAGGATAGACCAATGGAACCTCTCCTGCTCCAAGCAGGAAGACAGCGCAACTCCTGTCCTACAGTTGGAG cgctGTGAGGACCAGTTAACAACCATCGGAGCTCAGGAAAAAACGGTTCGCTTCCTCTTCTACAAGAGTACCACTGGCTTCTCCCTGACCACCTTCGAGTCGGCCATGTACCCCGGCTGGTTCATCAGCACCTCACTGGAGCCAAGCCAGCCCATACAGATGTGTCAGAAACAGGACGCCAGAAAGCTCATCAACTTCATGGTcaaacactaa